In the genome of Porphyrobacter sp. ULC335, one region contains:
- the gatB gene encoding Asp-tRNA(Asn)/Glu-tRNA(Gln) amidotransferase subunit GatB translates to MSNYRIQGATGEWEVVIGLEVHAQVTSQSKLFSGSATAFGAEPNSQVSLVDAAMPGMLPVPNAECIRQAVRTGMAIEAQINAWSRFDRKNYFYADLPQGYQISQLYHPIVGEGSLLIEADEKAGIAEDKIIGIERIHVEQDAGKLMHDQHPTMSYVDLNRSGVALMEIVSRPDMASPAEAGAYLRKLRAILRYVGSCDGNMEEGSMRADVNVSVRKVGDELGTRTETKNVNSVRFVMQAIEHEAMRQVDVLEAGGTIVQETRLFDPGTGTTRTMRSKEDAHDYRYFPDPDLLPLVLEEDFLAECRASLPELPDAKRKRYVDVLGLTPYNARELTAEVETFARFETLLAETAKVIGKDEAAVATQVANWSLSVAPGVMKALGDEADAANATAAAQAAILAMQDKGEISGGQAKEIFEIVLKTGRDPAEIADAEGLKQVSDTGAIEAAVDAIIAANADKVEQYRGGKEALFGFFVGQTMKAMQGKANPGVVNQLLKAKLG, encoded by the coding sequence ATGAGCAACTACCGCATCCAGGGCGCAACCGGTGAATGGGAGGTCGTGATCGGCCTTGAAGTCCATGCGCAGGTCACATCGCAGTCCAAGCTGTTCTCCGGCTCGGCCACGGCCTTCGGGGCGGAGCCGAACTCGCAGGTCAGCCTTGTCGATGCCGCGATGCCCGGAATGCTGCCCGTGCCCAATGCCGAGTGCATCCGTCAGGCAGTGCGCACCGGCATGGCGATCGAGGCGCAGATCAACGCGTGGAGCCGGTTCGACCGCAAGAACTACTTCTACGCCGACCTTCCGCAGGGCTACCAGATCAGCCAGCTCTACCACCCCATCGTCGGCGAAGGCTCGCTGCTGATCGAGGCGGACGAGAAGGCCGGTATCGCCGAAGACAAGATCATCGGGATTGAGCGCATTCACGTGGAGCAGGACGCGGGCAAGCTGATGCATGATCAGCACCCGACCATGTCCTATGTCGACCTCAACCGCTCGGGCGTGGCGCTGATGGAGATCGTCAGCCGCCCCGACATGGCATCGCCCGCCGAAGCAGGGGCTTACCTGCGCAAGCTCAGGGCGATCCTGCGCTATGTCGGCTCGTGCGATGGAAACATGGAAGAAGGCTCGATGCGCGCCGACGTGAACGTCAGCGTGCGCAAGGTCGGTGACGAACTCGGCACCCGCACCGAGACCAAGAACGTCAACTCCGTGCGCTTCGTCATGCAGGCGATCGAGCATGAGGCGATGCGGCAGGTCGATGTGCTGGAAGCGGGCGGCACGATCGTGCAGGAAACCCGCCTGTTCGATCCGGGCACCGGCACCACGCGGACCATGCGTTCGAAGGAAGATGCGCACGACTATCGCTACTTCCCCGATCCCGACCTGCTGCCGCTGGTGCTGGAGGAAGACTTCCTCGCCGAATGCCGCGCCAGCCTGCCCGAACTGCCGGACGCCAAGCGCAAGCGTTACGTCGATGTGTTGGGCCTCACCCCCTACAACGCGCGCGAACTGACCGCCGAGGTCGAGACCTTCGCGCGGTTCGAAACCCTTCTGGCCGAAACCGCCAAGGTCATCGGCAAGGATGAAGCCGCTGTCGCCACGCAGGTCGCCAACTGGTCGCTGTCAGTCGCGCCGGGCGTGATGAAGGCGCTGGGCGATGAGGCCGACGCCGCCAACGCCACGGCAGCTGCGCAGGCGGCCATCCTTGCGATGCAGGACAAGGGCGAAATCAGCGGCGGTCAGGCCAAGGAGATCTTCGAGATCGTCCTCAAGACCGGCCGCGATCCGGCTGAAATCGCGGACGCCGAGGGACTCAAGCAGGTCTCCGACACCGGCGCCATCGAAGCCGCCGTCGACGCGATCATCGCTGCCAACGCCGACAAGGTCGAACAGTACCGCGGCGGCAAGGAAGCGCTGTTCGGCTTCTTCGTCGGCCAGACGATGAAGGCGATGCAGGGCAAGGCCAATCCGGGCGTGGTGAACCAGTTGCTGAAGGCGAAGCTGGGCTGA
- a CDS encoding ABC-type transport auxiliary lipoprotein family protein — translation MNFSLRLALAAPLLLGLSGCISLGGEPPASLLTLSPETRAPAGPGVAGTERPVVAVLSFDTPAKLDVLRVPVAVSDTELAYLQEAFWVEKPARLFRRLVGETIRARGNAMVIDGDDTATLATVTLRGTLIDMGYDAQTSSAVVRFDAVRIGNDGAVTTRRFEAREDGVAAETRAVGAALNAASNRIAAEVADWVAAG, via the coding sequence ATGAACTTCAGCCTCCGGCTTGCTCTTGCCGCCCCTCTGCTGCTGGGCCTTTCGGGCTGCATCAGCCTCGGCGGGGAGCCGCCTGCCAGCCTGCTGACCCTCAGCCCCGAAACGCGCGCTCCGGCCGGGCCGGGCGTCGCCGGGACCGAGCGGCCGGTGGTGGCGGTGCTCAGTTTCGATACGCCCGCCAAGCTGGATGTGCTGCGCGTGCCGGTGGCGGTCAGCGATACCGAGCTGGCCTATCTGCAAGAGGCCTTCTGGGTGGAAAAGCCCGCGCGCCTGTTCCGGCGGCTGGTGGGCGAGACGATCCGTGCCCGCGGCAATGCGATGGTGATCGACGGGGACGATACCGCAACGCTCGCCACGGTGACCTTGCGCGGGACGTTGATCGACATGGGCTATGACGCGCAGACATCATCGGCGGTGGTGCGCTTTGATGCGGTGCGGATCGGCAATGACGGCGCGGTGACCACCCGCCGCTTCGAAGCGCGCGAGGACGGGGTTGCTGCGGAGACCCGCGCGGTGGGCGCGGCGCTCAATGCGGCGTCCAACAGAATTGCGGCGGAAGTCGCGGACTGGGTGGCGGCGGGGTAA
- a CDS encoding MlaD family protein gives METRANNLWVGAVTLVLLAALAAFIVWIARLNEGEQDEYDIFYAQSVSGLANGSQVSFAGVPVGQVTEIALADDNPEFVRVRIKVGEDVPILVGTQATIQASFTGVSTILLDGARKDAPEITCETTACPEGRPVIPPGRGGFGEIVANAPLLLERLATLTEQLNVILGPENQQEISGILKNTNRLTSGLADASPELTANLKEFRTTMVEFNQTLDAVEKLALTTDGVLNKEGQPLAQELRATLKSANAALTSLSATLEDTRPAARQLRTSTLPNAEATLEDLRATSRALRSITEKLESEGAGALVGGKSLPDYKPE, from the coding sequence ATGGAAACCAGAGCCAATAATCTGTGGGTCGGTGCGGTGACGCTGGTGCTGCTGGCGGCGCTGGCGGCGTTTATCGTCTGGATCGCGCGCCTGAACGAGGGCGAGCAGGACGAATACGACATCTTCTACGCCCAGTCCGTCTCGGGCCTCGCCAATGGCAGCCAGGTCAGCTTTGCCGGCGTGCCGGTGGGGCAGGTGACGGAAATCGCACTGGCCGATGACAATCCCGAATTCGTGCGGGTGCGGATCAAGGTGGGCGAGGATGTGCCGATCCTGGTCGGCACGCAGGCGACCATTCAGGCGAGTTTCACCGGGGTCTCGACCATCCTGCTCGATGGCGCGCGCAAGGATGCGCCGGAGATCACCTGCGAGACAACCGCCTGTCCCGAAGGCCGGCCGGTGATTCCGCCGGGCCGCGGCGGATTTGGCGAGATCGTCGCCAACGCGCCGCTGTTGCTGGAACGGCTGGCGACGCTGACCGAGCAATTGAACGTCATCCTCGGCCCCGAAAACCAGCAGGAAATCTCCGGCATCCTCAAGAACACCAACCGTCTGACCAGCGGGCTGGCCGACGCGAGCCCGGAGCTGACGGCGAATCTGAAGGAATTCCGCACCACGATGGTGGAGTTCAACCAGACCCTCGACGCGGTCGAGAAGCTGGCGCTGACCACCGACGGCGTTCTGAACAAGGAAGGCCAGCCGCTGGCGCAGGAACTGCGCGCCACGTTGAAATCGGCGAACGCGGCGCTGACCTCGCTTTCGGCAACGCTGGAAGACACGCGCCCCGCCGCGCGCCAACTGCGCACCAGCACGCTGCCCAATGCCGAAGCGACGCTGGAGGACCTGCGTGCCACCAGCCGCGCGCTGCGCTCGATCACGGAAAAGCTCGAAAGCGAAGGCGCGGGCGCATTGGTGGGCGGCAAATCGCTGCCCGACTATAAGCCTGAATGA
- the gatC gene encoding Asp-tRNA(Asn)/Glu-tRNA(Gln) amidotransferase subunit GatC has protein sequence MSVDKATVAKIASLARIRMDDAELERMVPELNGILQWVEQLGEVDVTGIEPMAAVIPNTLRLRADVIDADPLTGGGRQGDVLANAPAAEHGFFGVPKVIE, from the coding sequence ATGTCGGTCGACAAGGCAACCGTCGCCAAGATCGCTTCGCTGGCGCGCATCCGCATGGATGATGCAGAGCTGGAGCGCATGGTGCCCGAGCTTAACGGCATCCTTCAATGGGTGGAGCAGCTGGGCGAAGTGGACGTCACCGGCATCGAGCCGATGGCGGCGGTGATCCCCAACACGCTGCGCCTGCGCGCCGACGTGATCGACGCCGACCCGCTGACCGGCGGCGGCAGGCAGGGTGACGTTCTCGCCAATGCCCCCGCTGCCGAGCATGGCTTCTTTGGTGTCCCCAAGGTGATCGAGTAA
- the gatA gene encoding Asp-tRNA(Asn)/Glu-tRNA(Gln) amidotransferase subunit GatA, with product MTDLTQLGVKDIRDGVRGGSFTAREVAEAFNAAVADAAALNAFIVTTPDHALAAADTVDAARAAGGELGRMAGVPIGMKDLFATNGVQTTASSHILEGFTPRYESTVSQKLWDAGAGMLGKLNLDQFAMGSSNETSYFGNVSSPWRKAGSNAAMSPGGSSGGSSSAVAARIAPAATGTDTGGSIRQPAAFTGICGIKPTYGRCSRWGIVAFASSLDQAGPMARSVEDCAIMLGAMAGFDPKDATSLQMDVPDWEAALNADLRGKKVGIPREYRMEGTDQAILDSWEQGKAWLKDAGAEIVDVSLPHTKYALPAYYIVAPAEASSNLARYDGVRYGLRDLPDGSGLQDMYAATRAAGFGDEVKRRILIGTYVLSAGFYDAYYTQAQKVRALVARDFERAFQECDVILAPTTPTASFPLGSMNEDPLTMYLNDVFAVPASLAGLPAMSVPATINADGLPLGLQLVGRPFDEQGVLNAGLAIQQRAGFTAKPEKWW from the coding sequence ATGACTGACCTGACCCAACTCGGCGTGAAGGACATCCGCGACGGCGTGCGCGGCGGCAGCTTCACCGCGCGTGAAGTGGCTGAGGCGTTCAACGCCGCCGTTGCCGATGCCGCTGCCCTCAACGCCTTCATCGTCACCACCCCTGACCACGCACTCGCCGCCGCCGACACAGTGGACGCGGCGCGCGCCGCTGGCGGGGAATTGGGCCGTATGGCTGGCGTGCCGATCGGCATGAAGGATCTGTTCGCCACCAACGGCGTGCAGACCACTGCGTCCAGCCACATCCTCGAAGGTTTCACCCCCCGCTACGAAAGCACCGTCTCGCAGAAGCTGTGGGACGCGGGCGCGGGGATGCTGGGCAAGCTCAACCTTGACCAGTTCGCGATGGGATCATCCAACGAGACGAGCTATTTCGGCAACGTCTCCTCGCCGTGGCGCAAGGCGGGCAGCAATGCCGCGATGAGCCCGGGCGGCTCCTCGGGCGGTTCGTCCTCGGCGGTCGCCGCGCGGATCGCGCCTGCCGCGACCGGCACCGACACCGGCGGATCGATCCGCCAGCCCGCCGCCTTCACCGGCATCTGCGGGATCAAGCCGACCTATGGCCGCTGCTCGCGCTGGGGCATCGTCGCTTTCGCTTCCTCGCTCGATCAGGCCGGGCCGATGGCGCGTTCTGTCGAGGATTGCGCGATCATGCTCGGCGCGATGGCGGGCTTCGACCCGAAGGATGCGACCAGCCTTCAGATGGACGTGCCCGATTGGGAAGCTGCCCTGAACGCCGACCTTCGCGGCAAAAAGGTCGGCATCCCGCGCGAATACCGGATGGAGGGCACCGATCAGGCGATCCTCGATAGCTGGGAGCAGGGCAAGGCGTGGCTGAAGGACGCGGGCGCGGAAATCGTTGACGTCTCGCTGCCGCACACCAAATATGCGCTGCCCGCCTATTACATCGTCGCCCCGGCTGAGGCGTCGAGCAACCTCGCGCGCTATGACGGCGTGCGTTACGGGTTGCGCGATCTGCCCGATGGGTCGGGCCTTCAGGACATGTACGCCGCCACCCGCGCCGCCGGTTTCGGTGACGAGGTCAAGCGCCGCATCCTGATCGGCACCTATGTGCTCTCGGCGGGCTTCTACGACGCCTATTACACGCAGGCGCAGAAGGTCCGCGCGCTGGTCGCCCGCGATTTCGAACGCGCGTTCCAGGAGTGCGACGTGATCCTCGCGCCGACCACGCCGACCGCGAGCTTCCCGCTGGGTTCGATGAACGAAGACCCGCTGACGATGTATCTCAACGACGTCTTCGCGGTCCCCGCGTCGCTGGCTGGCCTGCCGGCGATGAGCGTGCCCGCCACGATCAACGCCGACGGGTTGCCGCTCGGCCTCCAGCTGGTCGGCCGCCCGTTCGACGAGCAGGGCGTGCTGAATGCAGGCCTCGCGATCCAGCAGCGGGCAGGCTTCACCGCCAAGCCGGAGAAGTGGTGGTAA
- a CDS encoding glutamyl-tRNA amidotransferase, with protein sequence MSADPALWAAGIGIMLAVPLTFMVANWVRKNVDHGEARFGPDGKMIDDEEK encoded by the coding sequence ATGAGCGCCGATCCTGCACTGTGGGCTGCCGGGATCGGCATCATGCTCGCGGTGCCGCTGACCTTCATGGTCGCCAATTGGGTCAGGAAGAACGTCGATCACGGAGAAGCGCGCTTCGGGCCTGATGGCAAGATGATCGACGACGAAGAGAAGTAA
- a CDS encoding ATP12 family chaperone protein, protein MIRRFYKDVTLAEIAGGYQVLLDGRGVKTVGGAAQVMPTGALGEALASEWRSQGEKIDPASLPMRDMADYAIDIVAADPAAIARGLVAYAETDTLCYRADPDEPLHAHQQAVWEPLLAAFEAAHGITLVRVSGVLHRPQPPEAMAVLEARLNTLDPFVLAAVEAMAKLAASLVTALAALDARHEDEPLALWRAACLEEEWQADLWGRDWEAEERRARREADFLRACAFARLALD, encoded by the coding sequence ATGATCCGCCGGTTCTACAAGGACGTGACGCTCGCAGAAATTGCGGGCGGCTATCAGGTGTTGCTCGACGGGCGCGGGGTCAAGACCGTGGGCGGGGCGGCGCAGGTCATGCCGACCGGGGCGCTGGGCGAGGCGCTGGCGTCCGAATGGCGCAGTCAGGGTGAAAAGATCGATCCGGCCAGCCTGCCGATGCGCGACATGGCCGATTACGCCATCGACATTGTCGCGGCCGATCCGGCGGCGATTGCGCGCGGACTGGTTGCCTATGCCGAGACGGATACGCTGTGCTACCGCGCCGATCCTGACGAACCGCTCCACGCGCATCAGCAGGCGGTGTGGGAGCCGCTGCTCGCCGCGTTCGAGGCCGCGCACGGCATCACGCTGGTGCGGGTCAGCGGTGTGCTCCACCGCCCGCAGCCGCCCGAGGCCATGGCCGTGCTGGAAGCGCGGCTCAACACCTTGGACCCCTTCGTCCTCGCCGCTGTCGAGGCCATGGCCAAGCTCGCCGCTTCGCTGGTGACAGCGCTCGCCGCGCTCGATGCGCGCCACGAGGATGAGCCGCTGGCGCTCTGGCGCGCGGCATGTCTTGAAGAAGAATGGCAGGCCGATCTGTGGGGCCGCGACTGGGAAGCGGAGGAACGTCGCGCCCGGCGCGAAGCCGATTTCCTGCGCGCCTGCGCCTTTGCGCGGCTGGCGCTGGATTAA
- a CDS encoding ABC transporter ATP-binding protein: MRINKHPDDDQPIIKVEGLVNKFGDFAVHDGLDLEVRRGEILGVVGGSGTGKSVLMRSIIGLQRPDAGRIDVLGKTITELDLEQGIGVRRRWGILFQGGALFSTLTVGENVEVPLKKYYPDLDPGFRAEIARYKVMLTGLPEDAVQKFPSELSGGMKKRAGLARALALDPELLFLDEPTAGLDPIGAAKFDRLTRELQEALGLTVFLITHDLDTLYEICDRVAVIAEKKIIAVGTIPELIATKHPWIEEYFNGPRGRSAHATHIRGESA, from the coding sequence ATGCGCATAAACAAGCATCCCGATGACGATCAGCCGATCATCAAGGTCGAAGGCCTGGTCAACAAGTTCGGCGACTTCGCGGTCCATGACGGGCTGGACCTTGAGGTGCGGCGCGGCGAGATTCTTGGCGTGGTGGGGGGATCGGGCACCGGCAAGTCGGTGCTGATGCGCTCGATCATCGGCCTCCAGCGACCCGATGCCGGACGTATCGACGTGCTGGGCAAGACCATCACCGAGCTCGACCTTGAACAAGGCATCGGCGTGCGCCGCCGGTGGGGGATTCTGTTCCAGGGCGGGGCCCTGTTCTCGACGCTGACGGTGGGCGAGAATGTCGAGGTGCCGCTCAAGAAGTACTACCCCGATCTCGATCCCGGATTCCGGGCGGAGATTGCGCGCTACAAGGTCATGCTGACGGGCCTTCCCGAAGACGCGGTGCAGAAATTCCCGAGCGAGCTGTCGGGCGGCATGAAGAAGCGTGCCGGCCTTGCTCGCGCGCTGGCGCTCGATCCGGAGCTACTGTTCCTCGACGAGCCGACCGCCGGGCTCGACCCGATCGGTGCGGCCAAGTTCGACCGGTTGACCCGCGAGCTTCAGGAGGCGCTGGGCCTCACGGTGTTTCTCATAACCCATGATCTCGATACGCTGTACGAAATCTGCGACCGGGTGGCGGTGATCGCGGAGAAGAAGATCATCGCGGTTGGCACGATCCCGGAATTGATCGCCACCAAGCATCCGTGGATCGAAGAATATTTCAACGGCCCACGCGGCCGCAGCGCCCATGCCACCCACATCCGGGGCGAAAGTGCATGA
- a CDS encoding HAD-IA family hydrolase codes for MRLAVFDCDGTLVDGQADVCWAMERAFTRAGLAAPDNHAVRRIVGLSLPAAVRSLAPDLTDDQNRAVTEFYRSSFRARREEGLLDEPLYDGIAELLRALHGAGWALAVATGKSDRGLAACLATHGIADLFVSLQTADRHPSKPHPAMLEAAMFEAGAQPREAVMIGDTSFDMLMARTAGVAGIGVGWGYHGTPELLASGAAQVVESAAALAAALEDTLP; via the coding sequence ATGAGGCTCGCGGTGTTCGATTGCGATGGTACGCTGGTCGACGGGCAGGCGGACGTGTGCTGGGCGATGGAGCGCGCCTTTACCCGCGCCGGCCTTGCTGCGCCCGATAATCACGCGGTGCGCCGGATCGTCGGGCTGAGCCTGCCCGCAGCCGTGCGCAGTCTCGCGCCTGACCTGACCGACGACCAGAACCGCGCGGTGACCGAATTCTACCGCTCCAGCTTCCGCGCGCGCCGCGAGGAAGGGCTGCTCGACGAGCCGCTCTACGACGGCATCGCCGAACTGCTGCGCGCGCTGCACGGCGCGGGCTGGGCGCTGGCCGTGGCAACCGGCAAGTCCGACCGGGGCCTTGCCGCCTGCCTTGCCACCCACGGCATCGCCGATCTGTTCGTCTCGCTCCAGACCGCCGACCGGCACCCGTCCAAGCCGCACCCGGCGATGCTCGAAGCTGCCATGTTCGAAGCCGGGGCGCAGCCCCGCGAAGCCGTGATGATTGGCGATACCAGCTTCGACATGCTGATGGCTCGCACCGCCGGGGTCGCGGGGATCGGGGTCGGATGGGGTTATCACGGCACACCCGAATTGCTGGCGAGCGGCGCGGCACAGGTGGTCGAAAGCGCCGCAGCGCTTGCCGCCGCATTGGAGGACACCTTGCCATGA
- the crcB gene encoding fluoride efflux transporter CrcB, translated as MSGEISPLVASLNVAVGGAVGSVLRYHAGRWVGQLAGAENTFPWGTLAINIVGSLAMGALVGWLARGTMATANAEPLRLLIGVGLLGGFTTFSAFSSELVTMLHRGQTMLAVGYAAASLIAGMAAIIIGLVAAQSAS; from the coding sequence ATGTCCGGTGAAATCTCCCCCCTTGTCGCAAGCCTCAATGTCGCCGTCGGCGGAGCGGTTGGCTCGGTGCTGCGCTATCATGCGGGGCGTTGGGTGGGCCAGTTGGCCGGGGCGGAAAACACCTTCCCGTGGGGCACGCTGGCCATCAACATCGTCGGCAGCCTTGCGATGGGCGCGCTGGTCGGCTGGCTGGCGCGCGGGACAATGGCTACGGCCAATGCCGAACCGCTGCGGCTCCTGATCGGTGTTGGTCTGCTTGGCGGGTTCACCACGTTCAGCGCCTTCAGTTCCGAACTCGTCACCATGCTCCATCGCGGGCAGACGATGCTGGCAGTAGGCTATGCCGCCGCTTCGCTGATCGCGGGCATGGCGGCGATCATCATCGGCCTTGTTGCCGCGCAGAGTGCATCATGA
- a CDS encoding FMN-binding negative transcriptional regulator: MHPNPLYRTEDRAFCESLIDEIGFGMVFAATPDGPRVAHTPLLLAEGGPDEPWAVQFHLARNNALARHLDGETALIVVNGPDGYVSPRWYDNRDTVPTWDYIALELEGRVRRIADDALEAFLHAAILKHEGKLGGAPWVAEESSEKVWSGLFRGIVGFELEVLAMRPTLKLSQNKSADERARIAAGLEGAGQPVLADLVRGVAA; this comes from the coding sequence ATGCATCCCAATCCGCTGTACCGCACCGAGGATCGCGCCTTCTGCGAAAGCCTGATCGACGAGATCGGCTTCGGCATGGTGTTCGCCGCAACGCCTGACGGGCCAAGGGTCGCGCATACCCCGCTGCTGCTGGCAGAGGGCGGCCCCGATGAGCCTTGGGCGGTGCAATTCCACCTCGCCCGCAACAATGCACTCGCCCGGCATCTGGATGGCGAGACGGCGCTGATCGTGGTCAATGGCCCCGATGGTTACGTCTCTCCGCGCTGGTACGACAACCGCGACACCGTGCCGACCTGGGATTACATCGCGCTGGAACTGGAAGGCCGGGTGCGGCGCATCGCCGATGATGCACTGGAAGCCTTCCTCCACGCAGCGATTCTGAAGCATGAGGGCAAGCTTGGCGGCGCGCCGTGGGTGGCAGAGGAATCCTCCGAGAAGGTGTGGTCAGGCCTGTTCCGCGGCATCGTGGGGTTTGAACTCGAAGTGCTGGCGATGCGCCCCACCCTCAAGCTTTCGCAGAACAAGTCGGCTGATGAACGCGCCCGGATCGCCGCAGGGCTGGAAGGCGCAGGCCAACCCGTCCTTGCCGATCTGGTGCGGGGTGTTGCGGCATGA
- the rpsU gene encoding 30S ribosomal protein S21 has protein sequence MQIMVRDNNVDQALRALKKKLQREGVYREMKLRRHYEKPSEKRAREKAAAVRRARKMERKRMERDGSK, from the coding sequence ATGCAAATCATGGTTCGCGATAACAATGTCGATCAGGCCCTGCGCGCGCTCAAGAAGAAGCTGCAGCGCGAGGGCGTTTATCGCGAAATGAAGCTGCGTCGCCACTACGAAAAGCCCAGCGAAAAGCGCGCCCGGGAAAAGGCCGCCGCCGTGCGCCGCGCCCGCAAGATGGAGCGCAAGCGGATGGAGCGTGACGGGAGCAAATAA
- a CDS encoding FKBP-type peptidyl-prolyl cis-trans isomerase → MTEITRVPIKPVAKGSLTKLWIGVILAVLVGAGLAWSAVPRGLSVDTEVAGTGPMPKIGEVVWVKYKGKLAADGTMFDESQDIPLPVQGLFPEGTPFPLEEGATVPGFFQGLQKMQKGGKYTLFIPADLAYGATPPPGSPIPPNADLEFEIQVIDIMSRATFDRNLQILQQNMAAQMGQQGGGAPEGAPQGAPQQAPVPQPGQ, encoded by the coding sequence ATGACCGAGATTACCCGCGTTCCGATCAAGCCCGTTGCCAAAGGCTCGCTGACCAAGCTGTGGATCGGGGTGATCCTCGCCGTGCTGGTGGGTGCCGGGCTGGCATGGTCCGCCGTGCCGCGCGGCCTCAGCGTCGATACCGAAGTGGCCGGCACCGGCCCGATGCCCAAGATAGGCGAGGTCGTCTGGGTCAAGTACAAGGGCAAGCTTGCCGCTGACGGCACGATGTTCGACGAATCGCAGGACATCCCGCTGCCCGTGCAGGGCCTGTTCCCCGAAGGCACGCCGTTCCCGCTTGAGGAAGGCGCGACCGTCCCGGGCTTCTTCCAGGGTCTCCAGAAGATGCAGAAGGGCGGCAAGTACACGCTCTTCATCCCCGCCGATCTGGCTTACGGCGCAACCCCGCCCCCGGGCTCGCCGATTCCGCCGAATGCGGATCTCGAATTCGAGATCCAGGTGATCGACATCATGAGTCGTGCGACATTTGATCGCAATCTCCAGATTCTCCAGCAGAACATGGCTGCGCAGATGGGCCAGCAGGGCGGCGGCGCGCCCGAGGGTGCGCCCCAGGGTGCGCCCCAGCAGGCCCCCGTACCCCAGCCGGGCCAGTAA
- a CDS encoding RluA family pseudouridine synthase, which translates to MTDFFTTASTDNVRQFTVSEDDDGIRLDRWFKRNLPQIGFATVSRWARTGQIRVDGKRAKPEDRLEQGQVLRVPPGGEDAPTAKKAAPRVRTLTPEQIAEAKAMVIRETASAIVLNKPPGLATQGGSKTTKHVDGLLDAFVETERTPRPRLVHRLDKDTSGVLLIARTPGSAASFSKRFASRSARKVYWALVVGVPDLAEGVIDAPLAKQPGTGGEKMHIDEENGAPSKTRYRVVDRAGQRAAWVELEPLTGRTHQLRVHMAAIGHPIVGDGKYGGPDSFLTGAVSRKMHLHARRLIISEPKVGDGTGGKLDVTAELPPHFAMSMDVLGFDQSLSDASPMGDEAPERTGEEKKQAARRHFKQARKEARAPRRARGAASDKPKAKPKGKAPAKPASKPAPKAAKAPANRARPAAKAPPKGAGGKARR; encoded by the coding sequence ATGACCGATTTTTTCACCACCGCCTCCACCGACAACGTCCGCCAGTTCACCGTTTCCGAGGATGATGACGGCATCCGGCTTGACCGCTGGTTCAAACGCAATCTGCCGCAGATCGGCTTTGCCACCGTGTCCCGCTGGGCGCGGACCGGGCAGATCCGAGTGGATGGCAAGCGCGCCAAGCCCGAAGATCGGCTGGAGCAGGGTCAGGTGCTGCGCGTCCCGCCCGGCGGAGAAGACGCGCCCACCGCCAAGAAAGCCGCGCCGCGCGTTCGCACGCTAACCCCCGAGCAGATCGCCGAGGCCAAGGCCATGGTGATCCGCGAGACGGCGAGCGCCATTGTGCTCAACAAGCCCCCCGGCCTTGCCACGCAAGGCGGAAGCAAGACGACCAAGCATGTCGATGGCTTGCTGGATGCCTTTGTCGAGACCGAGAGGACCCCCCGCCCGCGGCTGGTTCACCGGTTGGACAAGGACACATCGGGCGTGCTGCTGATCGCGCGCACGCCGGGCAGCGCCGCCAGCTTCTCCAAGCGGTTCGCCAGCCGTAGCGCGCGCAAGGTCTATTGGGCGCTGGTGGTCGGCGTGCCCGATCTTGCCGAGGGCGTGATCGACGCCCCGCTCGCCAAGCAGCCGGGCACCGGCGGCGAGAAAATGCATATCGACGAGGAAAACGGCGCTCCCTCGAAAACCCGTTACCGCGTCGTCGACCGCGCGGGCCAGCGTGCCGCATGGGTGGAGCTGGAACCGCTCACCGGGCGCACCCACCAGCTGCGCGTCCACATGGCAGCGATCGGCCACCCGATCGTGGGTGACGGCAAGTATGGCGGGCCGGATAGTTTCCTGACCGGCGCGGTCAGCCGCAAGATGCACCTCCATGCGCGCCGCCTGATCATCTCGGAACCCAAGGTGGGAGATGGAACCGGCGGCAAGCTGGACGTCACCGCCGAACTGCCCCCGCATTTTGCCATGAGCATGGATGTGCTGGGCTTCGATCAGAGCCTGTCGGACGCCTCCCCGATGGGGGACGAGGCACCGGAACGCACGGGCGAAGAGAAAAAGCAGGCCGCCCGCCGCCACTTCAAGCAGGCGAGGAAGGAAGCCCGCGCGCCCCGCCGTGCACGCGGGGCCGCCTCGGACAAGCCCAAGGCCAAGCCGAAGGGCAAGGCTCCTGCGAAACCGGCATCGAAGCCCGCCCCCAAGGCAGCCAAAGCCCCCGCCAACCGGGCGCGTCCTGCTGCCAAAGCACCGCCGAAAGGCGCCGGAGGCAAGGCCCGCCGCTGA